From a single Pempheris klunzingeri isolate RE-2024b chromosome 2, fPemKlu1.hap1, whole genome shotgun sequence genomic region:
- the amigo3 gene encoding amphoterin-induced protein 3: protein MLYVAGNGGFLEGVVAPAVTAASPSWWSFCMLLVCLQFPQLSPAQATICLSPGSSQAGRCLCASDILSCTAVGLQQVPREMPVSAVTLDLSHNRIVQLEGGSFEGLYRLETLRLAHNQLTTILPRAFRNTSGTLLRHLDLSSNQLRVLEEHYFLDLPGLEELLLFNNRIVQVESRALAGLGNLRKAYLSHNRLTHFPFFSIQELSHPHLSMLDLSSNRLPKLPLEDISNLPIAVQRGLYLHNNSLECECSMYGLFRHWEQRGFASIKDFRQEHTCLVYGIQRGTVRFFQHGRYFEKCNLTVMSGLLREQESSVSVKTGKAVLLHCLTTLTGRHVTFLWVSPNQEYVAPPGNNGSLKMFTNGSLEIVAARAEDSGIYWCMALNQQQQRNETWEVNVTVELQHDNDPHESFNTGFTTLLGCVVSLVLVLMYLYLTPCRCPPCPKASTPATATPSKGHEAGAGSAQSSILTPTPPATTEGPGRKVSTNKHVVFLEPIKEQQNGRLRAGPGAGAVQGHLGPGLLLGAEQHSKLHNQSQQRAGETDSIMSVFSDTPIMLP, encoded by the coding sequence ATGTTGTATGTTGCTGGTAACGGTGGTTTTCTGGAGGGTGTGGTGGCACCAGCAGTTACGGCAGCGTCACCGTCTTGGTGGTCTTTTTGCATGTTGTTAGTTTGTCTACAGTTCCCACAGCTGAGCCCAGCCCAAGCCACCATCTGCCTGTCTCCGGGCTCCTCCCAGGCGGGCAGATGCCTCTGTGCTTCGGACATCCTCAGCTGCACTGCCGTGGGTCTGCAGCAGGTCCCCAGAGAAATGCCCGTCTCTGCTGTCACTCTGGATCTCAGCCATAACCGGATTGTGCAGTTGGAGGGAGGGAGCTTTGAAGGGCTTTATCGATTGGAGACATTACGGTTAGCGCACAACCAGCTGACTACTATTCTCCCAAGGGCATTTCGAAACACCTCTGGAACTCTGCTCCGACACCTGGACCTGTCATCCAATCAGCTTCGTGTTTTGGAGGAGCACTATTTCCTAGATTTGCCTGGGCTGGAGGAACTTCTGCTGTTCAACAACCGTATTGTCCAAGTGGAGAGCAGAGCTCTGGCAGGACTGGGCAATCTCCGCAAGGCCTACCTCAGCCATAACCGTCTCACTCACTTCCCCTTCTTTTCTATCCAAGAGCTCAGCCATCCTCACCTGTCCATGCTGGATCTGTCATCAAACCGCCTGCCCAAACTCCCCCTTGAGGATATATCAAACTTACCAATTGCAGTCCAGAGAGGACTCTACCTTCACAACAACTCCTTGGAGTGTGAGTGTTCAATGTATGGACTGTTCCGGCACTGGGAACAGAGAGGCTTTGCCTCAATAAAAGACTTCAGACAGGAACACACCTGTCTGGTCTACGGGATTCAGAGAGGTACTGTGCGCTTCTTCCAGCATGGACGCTACTTTGAGAAATGCAACCTGACTGTGATGAGCGGGCtgctgagagagcaggagagcagtGTTTCAGTGAAGACGGGAAAGGCGGTGCTGCTGCACTGTCTGACCACTCTCACTGGACGGCATGTGACCTTTCTCTGGGTGTCACCAAATCAGGAGTATGTGGCACCACCAGGAAACAACGGATCATTAAAGATGTTCACCAACGGTAGCCTGGAGATCGTGGCAGCACGTGCAGAGGATTCTGGTATCTACTGGTGTATGGCTctcaaccagcagcagcagcgcaaCGAAACCTGGGAGGTTAACgtgactgtggagctgcaaCATGACAACGACCCTCATGAATCTTTCAACACTGGATTCACCACCCTGCTGGGCTGTGTGGTGAGCCTGGTGCTGGTCCTTATGTACCTCTACCTGACACCTTGCCGCTGCCCTCCCTGTCCTAAGGCCTCGACCCCGGCCACGGCCACCCCGAGCAAAGGACACGAGGCCGGGGCAGGGAGTGCCCAATCTTCCATCCTCACCCCCACCCCGCCAGCGACCACTGAGGGCCCAGGCCGCAAGGTCAGTACCAACAAGCATGTGGTCTTTCTGGAGCCAATCAAAGAGCAGCAGAATGGCAGACTCAGGGCGGGACCGGGAGCTGGGGCGGTGCAAGGACATTTGGGGCCAGGTTTACTGCTAGGGGCAGAGCAGCACTCAAAGCTCCACAACCAGTCGCAGCAGAGGGCAGGGGAGACAGACTCCATCATGTCCGTGTTCTCAGACACTCCCATCATGTTGCCATAG